The window agccgcctggcggcgcagagtcTTTCTCTGCGTAGTGCACACCGACGCACCTTCTGGTACACAGAGACTCACATCTCCTAACATGCCCTGATTGATTGCGCTGAGGTGGCGTTCGTTTCTCGTGCTTTGCACCTAGTCGCGCCCCGCATGTCATTTTATCGCGTGCTCCATGTAAAGCGGTGTCGTAGTCAAGCCCCgatcgcctcctcctgctgcaCTGCCGTAACACTGCATCTGTCCACCGGCGACGCTTGTCACGTCCAGCCAAGCcacggcgcatgcgcggcccgcgtcgcccgttCTGCAGCCTGCATATTCGAaagtcgtcgtcctctctccgccgtcggcgcccgcccaGGCAAACAGGGACGCACACAAACTTGAACGCAGAGAAGTCTGGAAGCCTGGCGCCAGATGCCCTGCGCGCGGTCGGGCTGCTTGTGTGCACAGTTGCGGCGGGACTGCAACAAACGGAAACGAGGGTTTCGTTTCCAGAGTTGTCCGTACAGGCCCTTCGAGGTTCACAGGCGTCTCTCCAGACCTCGTTCTCTCGCGGCCGACGACGGCCTACCAAGACCAAAAGCCTGGCACTTCCGGTAGGCACCCGAAGGTCATTTCCTGgacgcttcctcgcgcgcgggtaGCCGGCTGTGAGAAATCGGGCATTCTCTTCTGCTCTCAGAGCTCAAGCGTTGTAGTCACAACCAGCATGAAGCAGATGCGGGAGCGCAGCCGGAGAGCTTCGGCGGTATGCGACTTCCCGATTTCCATGTTCAGCTTCTCCGGGAGAGAGACCAcctctgtgtctgtctgcgtACACGAGGAAGCGGCAAAGAAAGACTGCGGGACgtgcagagcgccgcggtgGGCAGGAAGGAGGGGGGGTTGGGGAGCGGCTGTCGGCCTGATGCTTGGTGAGGCCCTTAGTGGTGGCGTGGCGCATATAGAACCACGATTGGTGTTTCTTGTGTCCGTCTTTCAGGGCTTCGCAAGAAGACCAAGGTGTTCATGCAGAAGGACTACCTTGCGAACTTTACCCAGAGCGTCTTCGATTGCCTTCCCGATgacgagaagaagggcggaaCTCTGCTCGTCAGCGGAGATGGACGCTATTTTACTCACGAGGCGATTTACGAAATCTGCTCGATTGCTGCCGGAAACGGCGTGGGTCGCGTTTGGATTGGTGAGCATGCTTTGCAGCTGAAACGAGATACTCTCGTGTATTTTACCTTCACATAGGCGTTCCCCTCCTTTGCGGACTGTGAAGGGGCGCCGGACATTTAATCGTCTCTCGTTTCGAAAAGTCTGACGACTGTGAGTCTTCGGGTAGCTCCGGCAAGCTCCTTTCGCCGCTAGCATCCCTGCAGCGTTTTACCCTTACCCCTTGAGAGGCAGGTGAGCGCGATTCTCAAGCTCTCGATTCGTGGCGCGAGAGCCGAAGGGCGTGTCTTCGCGTGTTCGTTCCGTGCCTTTGCGGCGTTGCACGGGCCTCTTGAAGTTGCTGAAACAAACACATGTGACAGctgtctgcgggcgctgtgATGTGCGGCTTCGACTCACTCACATCAAATGAATTAGCGTATGGTTCACCATCGCGTCTGTGTTCACCGGCTTCTTGTTCAGGGCAGAACGGCCTGGCGTCGACGCCGGCGTGCAGCGCCATCATTCGCAACCGGGAGAACGGCGTTTGCTTCGGGGGTTTCCTTTTGACCGCCTCGCACAACCCCGGCGGCATCGATGAGGACTTCGGCGTCAAGTACGACACCGGGAACGGAGGTGAGCCCAGGCATACCGGACAGGACTGGTATAAGGTGATACATATATTTGCCTGCGTATGCATGAACTGCTACATGTGTCcctgcgtgcgcatgcgcatacTTATACGCGGGCCTCGTTACGGCGTGTGGCGGATTTGAAAAAGATGTACGGTGGATGGACTGGAGAGCCTGCTAGCTCGTGTGGAGGAAAGGAAAGCGcctgaggcgaaggcgatggACAAAAGGCGTTTTTTTCGAGTCCGGAAGCACGCATGAGGGGCTTGCTTCGAGAAGCTTCGCATGCGCATCCATTTCTCGCGCACAGGGGGTGTACGCAAGCGTGCAAGTTTAGTCGAGGTATacgccagcgagagaggccCCAGACGTGTTTGCAGGCCGTCGGCGCGTGTTGCTTCGGGTTCTTCTCTGAACGGCGGGGGCTGGCTTGCTGCATACCGCCGTTGAGCTGGTGCGGGCTGTGTTTCCGTCAGCCCCTGGACAGGAGCGTCTGATGAACGAGGTGTGTCAGAAGTCGAAGACGATCATCTCCATCAAATACGCACAACTCCCCAAATTCGCCTTGGACAAAGTGGGCGTGCAAGTCGACCTGAATGGCGCCTTCCAGGTACGACAGACACGCAATGTGCGTGCGCGGCCGAGGCGAGTTTCCGCGTTATCCTTGCTTCGTTTAGGGTGTAGGGTGTCTTCCGCAACGTGGCCATTCTCTGCCGTTTTAAAACGGGCTTCGCTCGTGCTTGCACGGCATCTACTCCCTGTGGGTGCTCATGTTGTTTTTCCGCTTTGCAGCGGAGTTGCCAGAGTGCCTCCAGAACGCGAGGGACGGCGTCAACACGTGATCGGTCCCTGTGGACTTCGCGGCTCGGTCGCGCATTCGTGTTCTTCGCGGAAACGAGCGTACGTTGTGTCTTCGCTTGGTCCTGCAGGTCGAGATCATCGATCCCATCGTCGACTGGCTGGAGCTGATGAAGGAGTGCTTCCACTTCCCCGCCATCAAGCGACTGCTTGCACTCCCTTACTTCAACTTTGTCTACGACGCCATGCACGGTGTCTCTGGGCCGTACGCCGAGAAGCTTTTCCTCGAAGAGCTGGGCGCGAAGCCCGAGTGCCTGATGCGGCAGCAGCCCTTGGTGAGGGGTACGCTGGAGCGGGGCCGATCACCCACCCAGCGCTGCGCACCTTTTGCAGCGTCTCTCGGTTCCCCGTCTCCTTTTCCGCATTCGTCCGTCCCGCTGGCCATGCGACACGACACAGCAGTCGTTTTCCATAGCATTCCTCTTTTTCCCGCGGGATAATGTCGCTGCTCCTGCCTGCAGAGATTGACTGCGGGCTGTAGGCGTGTACGGGGACAGTTCGTATGCAGTCAGTCTAGCGAATCTGCGGGAGGCGGGCTCACGGCGTGTTCCAAAGTCGGCTGCATGAACTGGTTTCGCTGGGCACTTCTCGGGTGCTGTCGATCCACCTGGGGGCCCGGATGTCCGTCGCCTTTGAGCTGTTGATCGGCCGAGAAAAGCCTCGTTTTCTGGGACTGTGAGTGCAGCCCGACTTCGGCGGCCACCACCCGGACCCGAACCTGACCTACGCCGCCGAACTTGTGGCGAAGATGAAGGTCTTCCATCCGAACGAGTGTGACGCCTCCACACCTCTCTTCGGGGCTGCGGGAGACGGCGACTGCGACCGCAACATGATTCTCGGTGAGAAACCCTTGAAGCTTCCACGCGCCTTTTCTTCTAGCCGGCGCCTTCCTAGGTTGCAACCTTCGTCACACAGACGTATGCCTGCCATCGCATTGCATGTGTGCGTCAAGTGGCGGACTGTTCGAGGCGATGGATGACTGGAAGGCGTCGTCTATATGTAGCGGTATTGCATCCGTGTCGCCAGACAGGCAGGCACACCGGTATTCgcttgcgcatgcagcggtgCGGCACACGGACGTGGATGCGGCACTCTAAGGTAAACACGTGCCTCCCGACGTATTTCCGGGCGAGACGCGTGGGAGGGCTTGTGTGCCTGTTTCTTCGGCTCTTCAGGGCGCGGATTCTTCGTCACCCCATCAGACAGCGTCGCGCTCATTTCGCTGTACGCGGAGAAGTGCATTCCCTACCTCATGGTAGATAAAGCAACTGGCAAGGGAGGCCTGAccggcctcgctcgctcgATGCCAACCTCCCGCGCGCTCGACAACGTCGGCAAGAAACTGAGTGAGTAACGCTGGAAACGCTGCAAGCAGCAAAGTTCATAGTCGCTTTGACTGCATCCGGCGACGAGCTGAGCAGTCCGCATAtctagatatatatatatatatatatatatatatagtgagggagagagagataggTAGGCAGCTCGCGGTCTTTTCGAGGTGAGCGTGAACTCATTCTTGAGGGGGGTTatgtcgcgcatgcgcgccgacATGGTCGATCTGGGCTGCCAGCGATCCCTCGCAGGTGTTCGAGTCCGCGCCCTTTGCTGTCTCGGTGGGCGAGTCGAGATATCGGGACCGACCTGTCGTCATTTTGGGGTAtcgttttcgtttttccCCAGACAAACAGGTGTACGAGACCCCAACAGGCTGGAAGTACTTCACGAACCTGATGGATGCGAATCTCATCAGCATCTGCGGTGAGGAGTCCTTCGGCACCGGCAGCGTCCACGTCCGCGAGAAAGACGGGCTCTGGGCCGTCCTCGCCTGGCTCTCGATCCTCGCCTGTCGCAACGGCTGCCTCGGCGACCTCGAGCAGGAGAAGGCCGATCTGAAGAGCGGGAAAGACGTCAgcatcgccgcgcccgcgaccaAGGTCGAGGAGTTCGTCTCCGTCCGCCAAATCGTCGAGGAGTTCTGGAAGGAGTTCGGCAGGAACTTCTACTGCAGGTACGCAAAGGCACCCGATGCAACCGCCCCCAGCCGCTGGCGGTGTGCatgcggcggggcggccgcaTCGGCTAAACACCTGACGAGCCTGAACGCGGTGCGCGCTGTTCTGTCGACCTTTTCGAGCTTTTGAGGTGGGCGATGGGGGGATCCGTCGGCCGCAGAAGACATCTCTGGAAAATCCGCCATTGCGGCGGCTCGTGCCTTTCCTCGCCGTGGGGCGTGGAGACGCTCGTAGAGACTAACCCTAGGAGTGAACGTCCGTCTGGCTCTTGTGTgattctctctcttttccagGTACGACTTTGAGAATAAAGACAGCACATCCGCTCATCAGATGATGACGGATCTCGAGGAGCTCTCGAGGCAGACCCCTGCAGACATCACCGCGAAAGTTGCCGCGCACGTGGACGCCAACCTGATGAGCGCCATGCAGATCGAGTCCATGGACTGGTTCAAATACGTGGACCCAGTCGACCAGCAGGTGTCTGACCACCAAGGCGTGCGCCTCTTCCTCAAGGGCGGCAGCCGAATCATCTGGAGGCTTTCAGGTGCGGAAAAATCGCCACGCCGAGGGTGCAAGCAGCGGTTGCGCAGCAGCCATTTGCTCGCTGCTTGCGGCTCCACGCTGAAATACAAGGATGAGGGTAAAAGATGTAATCTTTTGTCCAGGGATGGCGTATGGCGTGAGTTTTCCGCACGTCACGCCGGTGGAAACCCGTTTCTGGAGAAAACCTCGAAACGCCTTGGAGGCGGGGGCTGGCGttgaaggccgcgcgccttaCAAGATTGCTATATTTTAGAAGTCCGGCTGTGGCCATGGTCTGGTGGCGGCGTTTGTGGCCTCGTATACGATAGGGCGAGGTGTGTGCGGAGTCGCGTGGGTTTCTAtccttttttctcgtcgTTGCATGCGCGTTCAGGTACCGGAAGCACCGGCGCGACCATTCGCGTCTACATGGAGCGCTACGAGCCAGACGCGTCGAAGGTTTTGGAGGATGATCGCAGCGCGCTGAAGGAcatcgccgccttcgcgctccaGTTTTGCAATATCAAGAAGTATATTGGCACGGACGAGCCGACTGTCGTCACATGAGCGTCGGCGAGTTTTGCGCCAATTGCCGACCTTGCGAATCTCGCTAGTCCAGCGGCCCGTGTGAACTGAAACGCTTCTTTATCCCGATAGTACAAGAGAATCGCCACTCCATGCGCTTCAAGCTCATATCTACATCGAACCGTGTGTCCGGGGGGCTTCCCATTTGAGCTGTTCGTTGCTGTGTGAATGAAGGAGTGCAGGGAAGAGTGGTGCGGTGGAAATGGGTGAGACTGCCACGGATGTCCACAGCGCAGGAGCACGCAAGATTCATATTCGTAGTCACGACACATGCACAGCCGCCGCAAATGCACGCAAGGCTGACGACACACATATTCATGGATGCGTGTGTATGTGGGTATGCCTGTGTGTTTGTATCATCCGTATGTGCATTTGTGTGTACGGGGGAAGCAGAGACCGGAACGAGGACATGAGGCGGCCCTTTCGAATTCTGTGTTCCGAGGGAAGTAGGGGTTCCGTTCGACGACG is drawn from Besnoitia besnoiti strain Bb-Ger1 chromosome VI, whole genome shotgun sequence and contains these coding sequences:
- a CDS encoding glucosephosphate-mutase GPM1 (encoded by transcript BESB_068080), with the translated sequence MGGKHRCTEKKARAASTEKARAVRHVRRRGCTRQLMASVRSERLVSVPRVRRSTVPLASETLRDDETRDFGGGGGASSVIRAAGAASIASGLARLARRDQATAHARPASPVLQPAYSKVVVLSPPSAPAQANRDAHKLERREVWKPGARCPARGRAACVHSCGGTATNGNEGFVSRVVRTGPSRFTGVSPDLVLSRPTTAYQDQKPGTSGLRKKTKVFMQKDYLANFTQSVFDCLPDDEKKGGTLLVSGDGRYFTHEAIYEICSIAAGNGVGRVWIGQNGLASTPACSAIIRNRENGVCFGGFLLTASHNPGGIDEDFGVKYDTGNGAPGQERLMNEVCQKSKTIISIKYAQLPKFALDKVGVQVDLNGAFQVEIIDPIVDWLELMKECFHFPAIKRLLALPYFNFVYDAMHGVSGPYAEKLFLEELGAKPECLMRQQPLPDFGGHHPDPNLTYAAELVAKMKVFHPNECDASTPLFGAAGDGDCDRNMILGRGFFVTPSDSVALISLYAEKCIPYLMVDKATGKGGLTGLARSMPTSRALDNVGKKLNKQVYETPTGWKYFTNLMDANLISICGEESFGTGSVHVREKDGLWAVLAWLSILACRNGCLGDLEQEKADLKSGKDVSIAAPATKVEEFVSVRQIVEEFWKEFGRNFYCRYDFENKDSTSAHQMMTDLEELSRQTPADITAKVAAHVDANLMSAMQIESMDWFKYVDPVDQQVSDHQGVRLFLKGGSRIIWRLSGTGSTGATIRVYMERYEPDASKVLEDDRSALKDIAAFALQFCNIKKYIGTDEPTVVT